In Segatella copri, the DNA window ATGCTTGTGTATCCCTTTGAGTAAAGACAATATTTTACAAGGAGAAGGATGCTATTTTTGTAAATATCATTTATTTTACCTCTTTAACGGATTTTACGGTTCCTCTTGGATTGGTCTTAAACTCAAGGGCATGGCTTTTTGCGTCTGGTATAGAATAATTACATATAATATATGTCGCATCGGGTTGTAGATGAAACTTCTCATTTTCAATAATACTGTTTCCATAAGTAATAACATAAGCGTCATTAATTCTATTTAGATTTATTGATGATAGACCTACATATCCATCTTTTAATGAAATCTGATATGTAAATAACAAAGAATCATTTTCTAATGTTAAACTTCTTAAGGGCTGATTATCAGAGGATGAAATTAATGCACTTTCAACTCTAATAGAAATTATATTATTTCCACAAGAGATACATAGAAAAATCATTAACAAAAGAAATAATTTATATTTTCCCATATTATTTTGCTTTTATGTTATAACTAAAGAACGAAGATTGATAAAGTTTATTGCTTAGGATTACATCATTTTACAAATAAAAACACTATATGCTTGTGTCGGAAAGTTATATATTCATTTTATGATGGGGTTATGTTCACAAGTTTGAGATTTCATGTAAAAAAGTCCAATTTAGAGCGAGTTATAATATTAAACTCACCCTGAAAGGGATATGCATAGTGTGTTGTATGCATTCCCTTCCAGGGTGATTTTTTTATGGTTCATCCAGAAATTCGATGATTTCTGCTACTTGTTGCCGGGTGTAGAAGTGGGAAAACTTGCCGACGTAGCCCGAACAGAGGCTCTGCTTGAGCTCGGGGCACCGGTTGATCCATCTCACCAGCCGGTTGAGCGCTACCCTGGGGGTAGCGGTGGGAAAGTAGAGCATGGCGAGCTCTGCCTTCCCGTAACTTCTGTCTTCTATCATAGCTTGACAACAATGTCCTGATGCTTGTGCGTCCTTCAAGCGGTGAGCATACTTTTTATAAGGTGAAGGATGCCAACAGCATTGTCATGACAGACTCGGTTGGCAACGAGCCAGAGGGTGAGACTGCAAAGTTCTATGTGTTGAAGAAGAAATCGTAAGATACACACTACGTATAAAAATTCGTGGATAAGCAGATTCTTGTCCACGGATTTTTTATTTATAGGCTGTGACAATTTGAATACAGCTATTCTATTTTATCAATTTATATTGAGATGAAATAGGTTTTTCATTTCCCATAAATTCTGGATATATTTGGCGATAATCAGTAATATCGAGTAATATATCTCCTTTTATTAGAAACCGTGGAGTATTGATGTCACTGTTTTTATAGAATCATTTAAATTCTCTATGTTCAGCTTTCCTTTTTCAACAGTACAATCTAAAGAAGGAGTAAACATAAGAGTATCACCTTTTGTTTCCCATATACCAATGGTGATTATATGCATTACTGGTGAATAAATCTCAAATGTTTTACCGATTTTTTTTGTGTAATAAACATTGGACTAGACACGCCATTATCTATACTTTCATATATGCTAAAGAAAGCATTACTTTGGTGCGTTGTTGAGCAACTACAGACGATAATAATCGTTATGATGATAAAAATCACCCTAATATATATTTTTTTCATTATTTATTTGGATTATATTTCGATTTTCTATGTATTTTATGCGAATCAACTTCATGGATAGTTTTCTATCCATGAAGTTGTATTAGTGAATATAGTTCATTTTTACAAAATATATCTTATATACATCAGATTTGTTTATTTGAGAATATTGTGGAGTGGCAGAATTTATATATATAATCGTATCCCCATCGTCAAATTTCCCAAATTGATCTATAATGTCATTATGATAGACAATTTCATTCCATTCATTCATTCCTCCAACCTTCCATGTTCCTACAGTATCAGCCATAAAAGGTACAGAAATATTCAGTGAAAAAGTTTTATCGGCATTAAATGTTAATATTAAGCCTTTATACTTTTCAACTTTCTTTTTGTATATCCCCAAATTCGTGCGATGTATATCTAATTTATATTTCCCTACAATACATCTCTCCCTACCCTTTTTATAATAATAATCAGATATGCACCAATACAGTGCATATCCAACTATTAAAGATATAAATATAATTACAAACCTCTTCATTTTGGATTCTTTATTATCTGTCATATTTATATTCATTTTCAAAATCACAAATTGTGACCTTAAACGTGTTGTTACTTATTATTGCATTCAAAGGTAGTGCTTTGAGCCTTTAAGCCACTATTGCACAACCCTTTTTTTTTGAAAAGAACGTAAAATTAATAGTTTTATTGCTATGATTGTAGTTTTATTAACATAAAGCTCTAAAGCAGCCAAAGGAGAACAAGAGCAAGGAAGCCGTGGAGACCAACAAGGACATCGAGCAGTTGTTGCTTTCCATCCAAAAGGCTTTCGATGTGCTTGTGGAAAAGAGAACGGGCTTACCTGTTCCTACCATTCGTGACGACACTCGTTCGCCAGCCTCATTACGCTGGAGGCAGGTGTGCTGATAAGCTTGAAGAATATACGGCAGTTTTGGGAAATAGAGCCAGCTTGGATTCTATTACTGGAACATATTACGGTGTATTACCGTCTGATGTTGAAACAACACTCACGGTAAATGCTGATGGTACCTATTTGTTGATACAGTCATACAATGAAAAGTAGAACAAACAGGAAAGGTTAAGAGGAACTTTCCAAGTGCTTGACTACAACATCCTGATGCTTGTGCATCCTTCAAGTGGTGAGCATACCTTCTACAAGGTGAAGGATGCCAACCATATTATTCTGATAGATTCGTTTGGCAATGAACCCCAAATAGAGGAAAGAAAGAATTACATTCTGAGGAAGGAAAGATAAAATGCAAATAAACTGTGTTAAACTATAATGTTATAGCCTAACCCAGTTTATATTACACTACCTCAAAAATGGGCTATGTTTTTACGTTTACCCAATTAAATCCTTGATATTTTTTGATTGTTTTGTTAATCTAATCAGAACTGACTTAGCTAAATTATCATCTAATGAATTGTATCTATTGATTAAAAAATCCTTCAATACAGAGAAGCTAATAGTCTCACCACAATCCTCAAATATCAGTTCTTTTTTATTAAAATGGATTATTGAATTTATAAAATTTGATTTTCTTTTTCCTATTATTTTAAATATATGCCCACTTTGGTCAACATATTTTTGATTATTGTAGTATTCTTCAAAGATACTATTATCGCCAGGATAATCCCATAAGTCTCCAATATGGGTTTCTTCCAAATCCTGTGAACTTAAATTACTTAAGGAAATATTAAGTATAGGGAATTGTATTGACATAATTAAAATATTATTATGAGGGTGTGTCATAAGTCTGTGACGCACCCTTTTTTATTTTAGCTTTTACAACTTAATCATCATAATAACTTAATGGTCTGTTAAAAGATGGGAAATTTTTAAAATAGTAAATTTTAATTTTTGTTCCTATTTTATCACTCTCCCCCTCTTTGATTAAAGAATTTCCTGTATAAAATTTTCCATTTAAACTAAATTCATACATATAACAACTTTCAGTCCATCTATGAACCCATGATGATGTGTTTGATGTTATTATCGCTTCAGTTTGTTCACCGCAATGTTCTAAAACAACAGACAAAATAGGAGATGCAAGCGCATAAATAAAAACACATACACAAATTGTAAAATAGACATTTGCAACAGTAATTTTACTGCAAATACCTTTTTTCCTATTTTGGGATCTATTTCTTCTTCTGTTCATTTCGACTATTATTGTTTTTATAATATTCTATAATTTGAATTGCCTTTTTTATTGGACAGTAGTGAATTATGATAAATCGAGTTACTTCATTAAAATTGATTTATTATTGCTGCCATAGCCGATAATCTTGACATCTACTTTTGAATGGATTAAAGTTGGTGAACCTTGTATCTTGTATTGGAAGTAGATTGTATCTATTTTCTCTGTTGTGGCTATTTTAAGAGTTTTAACTTCGTCGAATATATCCAATGTTATCTTTTTGAATTTTTTATTGTCGCAAGCAACCACTTTTTTTTTAACAATATATCCTCGTTGGTCTGTCGTGTATTCAACAGCAACGTATGCCTCCAAATTATTTTTTTGAAACTCAATAGGATATTTACACTTTTTTTCCAATTCGTTTATGAACAACTCTCTATTTCTATAGCCAGGATTACCTGAGCTTACTTGGCGTACACCAAATAGTTGCGGAGATGTTCCCACAAGAGACACATTAGTATTGGAGTTGCATGAACCAAATACTACCAAAACTGTCAATAATATAATACCTACTAATTCCTTCATCTTTATTCTATATGATTTTATCTATGACTCCACTTTAAAAGTGGATTAAATTTGAATTAAACATATGCCTTGGAAAGCCTTTATGCAATCCTCGGCGTTAACTAACTCTGACAACCAGTTGGCGAACGAGTTGTTTATGCAACGTGAAAATGCCTCCTGTAGCCCAAATATAGCCCCAAAGTGGGGCGATTCGCTCTTTGAACTATTTTGTTGCCATCTTGGAGAAACCAAACCACTTTTTGCCTAAGTCCTTAATGGATGCACCTATGTGATATACACAGTTCGCTGCTCTCTTTTTTTTCGATTTTATCTGTCATATTTATATTCATTTTTCCAAAATCACAAATTGTGACTTTGAACATTACCATATTTAACAGCATTCAAAGGTAGTGCTTTTAGCCTTTAAGCTACTATTGCACAACCCCTTTCTTTGAAAAGAACGTAAAATCAATAGTTTTATTGCTATGATTGTACTTTTATTAATCGCTTCACTCGTTGTACGGTATTTACCCCTTAAACAGATGATTTCCCGACAACAGGAGTCGATAACATTACAATAAGCCCACAAAAGGAAGACCAGATATATGATTTGTCTGGAAAAAAGGTAACAAGCATAGAGAACGGACGCATATATATTATTAATGAGAAAAAGGTAATATCTACAACTCATTAAAAAGAAAAATATTAGAAAGGAATTATGGAAAGCGATATTTGCCCATAATTCCTTTTATTTTTATATGCCCCCACCAACTCCAATTGGATATAATCAAAACGGTACGACCGGTTTCCAGAAATCGCTAATTTGATTTAGTTTCAAGTTTCTCTTCCAAACATTAGCTTTAATAAAATGCTCTTCATAAACAGCCCTGTCTCGCTCTGGATAAATGTTCCCTTTCCAATATTGTCTCAATTCGGCAACCTTAATGAGATGTCCATTGGTGCATACATATTTTGCATATTCGTTCTCTGCGGAAGAAACATACACTCTTGAAAGAATACACTTGTATTTGTCGCTGATTTTGGGGTTTGGAATATCTTTGAATTCTTCAATTTTGTCATAATGTTCAGTATTAGGATTCCAAACACATGCATCAAAATGTTTAGTGCCAGAAGCACCAAAGCTACCCAAATAAAACAGCACATCTTCTTTTATACCGTCAAAATTCAAGTCAGTCAACAGACAACTATCAATACGTTCTTCATTTGGTACAAGATCATCATCTTCAGGATATTTGTATCCGAAGCGATGAATGGTCTTGTCGCCACGTTTTATAATCACTCCATAATCAACATCGTCAACCTCATGCTCAATCATAAGGCTTAGAGTGTCGTCATTACTTCTCATAGAAGAATCAGAAGTTGCTTCTTTCTGTGGAACACATTTCGTTTTATTCTTATTGCATCCCCATACTACAAAAAAACTACAAAAAATGAGTAGAATAAAAACTATCTTTTTCATACTTCTTTTTATTTTTATTGCGACAAAGATATAAACCGCTTCCTTCCTGACTGTAATCGGAATGAGATATTATCACGTTCCAATTGCGCACAGGTCGAAAGTGTGGCTATCATTATCGGGGCAAAGAGGGACGGATGTCCCTCTTCGTCCAATAATATAAGCTGTTCATTTTGAATGTAGAGGTTAATGCCACAATGTTGCAATTTATTCAGATATAAATGTAACTTACTTCTATCAATTATTTGTCCGGCTCCAATTCCTCTATTGCGCAAATGGCATGTAGCTCAACTTTCTTAATCTTAGGATATGCCGTTTTATAATAACCTGTCACATCTTTGACTATACTTTTTTGGTCATAGTAAAATGTAGCCAAAACGACTTCCGTATAATTACCAATAGGTAATAAATGCCAAACTTCGGAGTTATCAGCATTTGGTTGAATCTTAAGAATTCCATCCATGCGGACATTTCCTTTATCATCTGTAATGGTTAGTCTCTTGGTTGCATAAGGGCCAGAAGGAATATAAACACGAGTACGTATTGTATAATATTTATTGTATGAGTCTTTCTCTATGGCATCAGCTGCAATAGTTGCAGAATCCTCAGAAGAAACACCTTCAACAAAACATTTTCTATCTACCACATACATTGTTCTACTAAGTTCCCAAAGAGTCGTCCAATCTTTTACTTCAACCTTTAATACAGCAGTATTTCCATCGGAATCGGTTATGGTGATAGTGGTATTTCCTACAGAAACACCACTTACATAGATTTCTTTCTCTGCTTCATTTGTTGAGCACGAGACTTTGGCTATACTTTCATCGGAAGATGTTGCTGATATTTTGCCTTTAGCTCCATTTACATTAACTTTGCTGCTACTTTCCGTATAGGTGGTAAGAGAGGTAATCACAATCTTTTTACCAGTATTTATGTCACCAATGATTTCGTCTTGTGTGAGTTGAATACCACAGTCATCATCACCACAGCTTGCCAAAGATAGCAAAGCGGTTAATGCAATAAGAATCATTTTAATTTTCATACATTTCTTCAATATTAAAGGGTTATAACTATTCAATAAACGCAAAAGTAATCAAAAACTTGCATGAGATTTCAAGATTATTTTATTCCTTGTGTTATTTCATCAATACAGGCTTATTATCGTAGCCGTTCATCTTGTTTGTCACTATTGTCGTTCCAAATAACCTCTGGTTCATGTACAGTTTGCAATGGTACTTTAACAATAGAGTCAGAAGCCACTTTCTCATAGTCATTTGGTGAGTGATTGGTTTGCTCTACAAAGGTTTTCTTCTTGGAGAGACAGGCATGACGGAGCTTACTTTGTTCTACACTCTTGAATGGTGGCAGTAGGCATTTCGTAACAGTGTCAAAGACGTTATCCAAGATTCTAAGACAATTGGTTGCAAGCCTAAGTAATGCGATATGCGCTTGCGTATCTTGTCTGCTTTCAGATTATGTAAACCATGTTCACATTGCCCATTGTCTGCAACTCATTGACTGTGATACATGAAGTGGTGCGATTAAAATTATCGAAAAAAGCAACTGTGGAATAATATTTTTTAAGATAATAGTTTGCTCTAATCCAATATAAATCTGTATCTTTGCAACCAGATAAGCGTTCTGTAACACAAGAAACGGAAGAGGCTGAGAAACAATGCATTGCATTTGTTTCCAGAATCTTACAAAAAAAGGCTAAAAGGAACGGTACAACTTTATCGCTAACAGACTGAGAATAAGCATATTACATTTGTTGTTCATTTTCTCTGCACTTGTAAAAAGGGTAGTTGTACCGTTTAAAAGATAAAAGCTTAACTATCAGCAACATCCACATGTTGCATCGGGAAATAATTTTGCTGTTTTTTAATATATAGCAAATATCAAGAAATGGATTATTATGTTAAGAGATAAACTTGTTGAGATTGCCTTGCAATGGCAATCAAAATATGGTGTTGCGCCACAGATTACTTCTGTTATATCTGAATTTGATGCAGCGATGTTAGTTGGAATGTCAGAAAGTGATTATTCTGATTACATGCAGGATAAAACCGCAGTAAGTAAAGGTGCAGATTTTGTTTTTAATCATCAAAGATACCAGGTAAAAGCAAATAGACCAAGTGGTAAGCCCGGAAGTAAAGTCACAATGGTTCCTAAAGCAACGAATTATCTTTGGGATAAACTCATTTGGATTCTATATGACCAACATTATGTAATGCTAGAAGCTTGGGAATGGGATGTTGAAGACTATAAATTAGAATTTGATGACAAAAAAAGAATTTCTCCCAACGATTATAGAAAAGGGAAATGCCTATTCACAAAGATAGAAGACAAAGTTTAAAGCCGCTACAAGAAATATATGGATTTACATAGGGGGATGCATCTGATAAAAAATGCATCCCACCGTATTTCCATCCTTATCCTTTATTGCCAAATTAATCTTTATTTTAATAAGTTTCTTCCTCCTGTATCTTCAAGAATTTTCATCTGCTGAATGGCAATCTGATTGAGTTTGATAAGTCGCTCAGACTGCGCCATACCATCATTGATAAATACAGCGTTGAGATTCTCCATATTTGAGAGACAGATAAGTTCATTAATACTGGCATAGTCACGAATGTTGCCTTTCTTGTCGGGATTCTGCTCACGCCATTGTTTCGCAGTCATGCCGAACATGGCTATGTTGAGTACATCCGCTTCATCAGCATATTTCATGGCAGCTTGCTCACGAGTCACTTCCGCAGGAATGAGATTTACTTTGATAGCATCCGTGTGAATGCGATAGTTTATCTTTGATAGTTCCCGCTTGGCAGACCATGACAATTGTTTCTGCTCATCAGCTTTAAGACGTTGATACTCTTTTACCAACAAAAGTTGGAAACGAGGACTAATCCACATTCCAAAGTGGTACGCAATGTCTCGATGAGCATAAGTTCCACCATATCGGCCAGCTTTTGCCATGATGCCTATTGCACCTGTTCTTTGAATCCATGCCTTTACAGAAAGTACGAAGTTGTTGCTTCCTGCTGCATTTTTAATTGTATCGAATTCGGTACAATTAAAATTCGGATTATATAGCTTTTCCCATTCACCGAGGTATTCTATTGTACTTTTGAGGCTCATCCATCTGAAAATAATATGCTCTTGCATTTGGCTATGTGCCATATCTGTCAGAGAGATATAATCCTCATTTTGAACATTAACAACAGATATTTCTGTATTTTCAACTTTTATCTTTGCCATAATCCTTAGTTTTTAGATAATACAAATCGGTGGTTACATATTGATAACCAACACGACTTTTATTCGATTAATATCTTTTATCTATTTTAATTGCTATCAGCAAAGATAATTGAAAATTTTGAAAACAGACTTACTTTGCAGCAATTTTATTATTATTTAGCATATCATTTAGCCAAAAATCCAAGAGAGAGCTATACTATCAGCAACATTCACATGTTGCATCGGAAAATAAGTATAAATAGGGAACGCAGCGCGTTCCCTATCTGTTAGCCCCACTCCTTCTTCACATTAAAGCAGGGACAGGCTTTGTTGGCAAATTCATTATGACCATGAATCGTGGCTAATGGATATTCCTCCTTCAGCTGCTCGATGAGGGCATGAATTAAAGAGCAAAATCGGCTATTCATGGGCTAAAAACGCGTTTTGGTAATCGGGAAACTCAGATTTTTCCGTTTTTCATCGCTGAAAACAGGTATTGGAAAAATGCATAAAAAGCGGATTCAAGTATCTTAAATGTAAATATATATTTTATTCATAATCCAACATGCGGACTTCTCTTCACATACGAAATATACATACTAAATAGTTGTATAACAACAAGTTACCACTTTTCGCCTCAGTATTGTTATTATGTAGTTTCTAGCTTTTCGGACTATTGCTACGTCAATATTTTGTTAATTGATAGCAAAGATAATAAAAAGTTGGCAAACCAAAGAATTTTATCACGTTATTTAACGGAAAAATGCAAAATATGGGGGTTAGGAAGGTATTTTACCCCCTCTAGTATGGGCAAAAAATGCCCCTCCTCGGACTCGAAATCATGCTCCAAAGGTAGGTATTTTTGACAAAAATAGAAGAAATGACAGGTAGAAAAAGGGCAAAAGAAGAACAATAAGGTACAAATATGAGCCTGATGAATGTAGATTATTTTATACATACACAATTATAGCAAGACTACACACAAATCATATATAACATTAATAGCCAACACTTTAGCGCATCTAACAATTTATTATCTCCCATCACTATGAAGATTATATTCCGGTCATTTTCGGTCATGGTCATTTCCGGTCATTTTCGTTTCGGGGGAGAAAAGGTCATCTATAGTATAATATAAATAATATTTATATTTACTATAGCTCAAAATGACCCAACTCATTTTGAAAATGACCGAAAATGACCATGACCGGAAATGACCGCTTTTGCCTTTCTTTGTTCTCCATTGTATTTTTTCTGCGTTTTTCTGTTATTTGCAATAAAGTTCAGATAGAAAATCAATAGAACTTATTGTATTACAGCTACTTATAGCCTTTCTCGCATAGAAAGTTAGGGTGAAAGCTTGTATTCTGCCCAAAAATGTTGTATCTTTGCACCGGCAATCGAAAGAACAGCCTTTTATGCCTTGCTCGGGTCTTCTATTAAGACCAACACGGGTCATAAATGATGGCAGGCGCCGGTCATCAATGAAGACCCCGAAAACGGCAAGAACGGGGCGTTCTGGGGAGTTGCAAAACAAAGGACTCTAAACATACTACAAACAACTATGATTAATTACAGCATCGTAATGCGTAGCGTGAACGCAAATCTTCTGGAAATCAACCAGGCGAAGTCACGCATCAACCAGGCAAAGAAGGAGGGTACAACCCCTGACCCAAA includes these proteins:
- a CDS encoding KilA-N domain-containing protein codes for the protein MAKIKVENTEISVVNVQNEDYISLTDMAHSQMQEHIIFRWMSLKSTIEYLGEWEKLYNPNFNCTEFDTIKNAAGSNNFVLSVKAWIQRTGAIGIMAKAGRYGGTYAHRDIAYHFGMWISPRFQLLLVKEYQRLKADEQKQLSWSAKRELSKINYRIHTDAIKVNLIPAEVTREQAAMKYADEADVLNIAMFGMTAKQWREQNPDKKGNIRDYASINELICLSNMENLNAVFINDGMAQSERLIKLNQIAIQQMKILEDTGGRNLLK
- a CDS encoding DUF4248 domain-containing protein, whose amino-acid sequence is MIEDRSYGKAELAMLYFPTATPRVALNRLVRWINRCPELKQSLCSGYVGKFSHFYTRQQVAEIIEFLDEP
- a CDS encoding pilus assembly protein N-terminal domain-containing protein, producing MKIKMILIALTALLSLASCGDDDCGIQLTQDEIIGDINTGKKIVITSLTTYTESSSKVNVNGAKGKISATSSDESIAKVSCSTNEAEKEIYVSGVSVGNTTITITDSDGNTAVLKVEVKDWTTLWELSRTMYVVDRKCFVEGVSSEDSATIAADAIEKDSYNKYYTIRTRVYIPSGPYATKRLTITDDKGNVRMDGILKIQPNADNSEVWHLLPIGNYTEVVLATFYYDQKSIVKDVTGYYKTAYPKIKKVELHAICAIEELEPDK
- a CDS encoding energy transducer TonB, coding for MKELVGIILLTVLVVFGSCNSNTNVSLVGTSPQLFGVRQVSSGNPGYRNRELFINELEKKCKYPIEFQKNNLEAYVAVEYTTDQRGYIVKKKVVACDNKKFKKITLDIFDEVKTLKIATTEKIDTIYFQYKIQGSPTLIHSKVDVKIIGYGSNNKSILMK
- a CDS encoding N-acetylmuramoyl-L-alanine amidase, producing MNSRFCSLIHALIEQLKEEYPLATIHGHNEFANKACPCFNVKKEWG
- a CDS encoding XAC2610-related protein: MKKIVFILLIFCSFFVVWGCNKNKTKCVPQKEATSDSSMRSNDDTLSLMIEHEVDDVDYGVIIKRGDKTIHRFGYKYPEDDDLVPNEERIDSCLLTDLNFDGIKEDVLFYLGSFGASGTKHFDACVWNPNTEHYDKIEEFKDIPNPKISDKYKCILSRVYVSSAENEYAKYVCTNGHLIKVAELRQYWKGNIYPERDRAVYEEHFIKANVWKRNLKLNQISDFWKPVVPF
- a CDS encoding Abi family protein, producing MKADKIRKRISHYLGLQPIVLESWITSLTLLRNAYCHHSRV